In the Fusobacterium varium genome, CTTAAATAGAAAAAGACTACTTAAATTAATAATTTTAAACTATCAATTTAAGTAGTCTTTTTAATTTATTTTTTTCTTAAAAATTTTAATTCAGTTTCAGAAATAATAACTGATGCAAATATTAACAATCCTCCAAAAGCTATTTTTAGTGTAATTGGATCTCCCATAAATATTATTGAAGTAATAGCTCCAAAAAGAATCTCTGTTGATAGAATAAGAGAAGCTGTTGAGGATGGAACATATTTTTGAGAAATTGTTTGAACTAAATATGCTATCAATGTATTACAAATTATTAAAAACCCTATAGCTGATATTTGAACTCCATTCATTCTTGTTGTAACAATAGAAAAGTTTTCAAAAATAATATTTAAAACTAATGTTAATAATCCACCACTTAACATTTGAAAAGCATTTATTACTATTGGGTTTTTATCCTTTATAAATGCTCCAATTACAGCTATTTGTAAAGCAAAGAATAGAGCTGATACCAATGTCAACAAATCTCCATATCCCATGCTTAAATCTCCATCAAGTGATAAAAATCCTATCCCTATAAAACATATTATAGATGATATATAAGTTATAGCTTTAGGTTTCTCCTTAGTCAATAGCCACAAAATAAATGGTACGCACACAACATAAGCTCCTGTAATAAAAGCATTTTTTGATGGTGTGGTGTAGACTAAACCTATAGTTTGAAGTGAAAATGCCCCTCCTAATATTATTCCTGCTCCTAAACCTAATTTTTTTTCCTCTTTAGTTATCTCCACTTTTTTTAATTTTAAAAAGATAAAAATAAGCATAGAAGCTACTAAAAATCTGATACTCATAATAGCATTAGGTGCGATTCCACTATCTAAAGCTATTTTTGTAATAGGAAACCCACTTCCCCATGTAATAGTCACAAGTGTAAGTCCTAATTTGCATAGCGTTTCTCTCTTCATTTTAACCTCCCAGTTACCATATTCCTTACAAATATAATACATTATATTTAAAATAAAAGCAATATCAAGGAAAATATTTAGTTTAAATTTTATCCATTTTTTATTTGATTGTACTCTTAATAGAAAAATTTTAAATTATAAAAATCTATAAAATTGGCTTTTATAATTTTTGACTTTTTTTATAAATATTTTTGAATATTAAATAAACATATATCGGATATTTTTTAATCTTATTAATAATAAACATATGTTCTATATAAACAATGAATTTCAATGGTATTGACTCTATTAGAAGAGTGTGATATTATATTAAAGTAGAACAATGACAGTTTGTTTCTAATACCCATATGTTCACTCATGTGAACAAACCCATATAGCCCTGACTTACACAGGTTGGGGTTTCCCTAGAATATAAATGTTTAATTATATATAAGTTAAAATATGTATTGTTTGATTATTGTTAATAACAGTTTTGTGATTGGGCTGTTAAAACCATACAATTTTAATAAAAAAAGAGTGAGTGATCAATAAAATCTTCGCTCTTTTTTTATTTGTGATAATTATTTTATAACTTAAAATCTTTAATCTAATATATCTCAAAAATAAAAATAGCTCTCTATGAATTTAGTTTCATCATAGAAAGCTACTTTAATTTTTTAATCTTTTTTCTCTGTCTTTTTATTTTCTTTCTCTATTTCTAACTCTTTTTCAAGTCTTTTCCTCAATCTTTCTTCAAGTTCCTCATCACTTTCATCTTGTAATGTAGGAAGAGCAAAACCTATTCTTCTAGCAGGTTTTTCCTTATCCTCTTTCTCTATTGAAGTTATTAAGAAATTTAATTGACTAATATGTTGAATAAGCTGAGCCTCTTTTCCATCTACAAAACCATAAAAATATAGAATATCTGGGTTTTGATAACCTATATCTGTAACTGACATTATTACTGAAGAACCAAAAGATGCTAATTTTAATCCTATCTCATGATCATCATCTAAAAAAGATTCAAACTCTTTTATCTGTTCAATAATCTTTTCATACTTCCAATCTGCCATATTATAATCACGAGGATACTCCTCAGCTAAAACAGGTAAATTATCTTTCTTTTTCTTTCCCATAAAATCACCTCTATATTATCAGTAAAATTATCTTCCTATCTTCAGTTTACTATATTTTTTCTATAAATCAATAGCAACTATCATATTTTAACATAAGTTTATTTTTTCAATTCATCTCTATTTATATAAAAATCAGATTCTAAAAACTCATTTAGTGACAAATTCAATACAACTGGAATACACTCTTCACAATCTTCATAAAAATATAGAACCTTTAAAAGAGGGAGATAATCTTTCTCTCTTAAAAACTTCAAATACTCCCTATAATTATTTTTTAAACACTCTAAAGCCACTCTTAATTCTTTATGATGGTTGAGATCTGAATATGTAAATTTAGGTATATCAACTTTCATATTTATCTTACTTTGACTCATAAATCCATCTTTCAATAAACTATGAAACTTATACATTGCATCTAGTAGTTCTTGCTCTAACTTATTATCTATAACTCTTTTCATAATATCCCTCTAATGTTTTTCTTTTAATTATACTCTAAAATATTTTTATTTTAAAGCTTAAAAAATGCCAAAAAGAACTGAGCTTTTTGGCATTTTCTCTAGAGTTATTTAAATAGTTATAATAACTTCTATACTATTTTATTGTTGTTTTCTACTTTCTATTATTTTTTTAGCTATAACTTCTGGTACTTCTTCATATCTTACAAATTCAAACTTAAATTGTCCTCTTCCTTGAGTCATAGCTCTTAAATCTAGAGCATATTTAAGAATTTCAGCTTGAGGAACTTCAACACTTAATACTTGCTCTCCATATTGATTAGGTTCCATTCCAAGTATTCTTCCTCTACGTTTATTCATATCTCCCATTACATCTCCCATGTAAGCTTCAGGAACTACTACTTCAAGTTTCATAATAGGCTCAAGAAGTACAGGCCTTGCTTGTTCCATACCTTTTTTAAATGCAAGAATAGCAGCTTGTTTGAAAGATATTTCATTAGAGTCTACTGGGTGGTAAGATCCATCAAATATAGTAGCTTTAAAGTTAATAACTGGATATCCAGCTAAAATTCCTTTCTCTTTAGCTTCTAATAATCCTTTTTCAACTGCTGGCATATATGTTCTAGGTACTACTCCACCTTTAACTTCATCTACAAATTTAAATTCTTCTTCACAAGGTTCAAATTTAATTTGAACATCTCCATATTGTCCTGCTCCACCAGATTGTTTTTTATGTTTACCTTGAACTGAAACAGTTCCTTTAATAGTTTCACGATAAGAAACAACTGGATCTGTAAGAACAGCATGAACTCCAAATTTATTTTTAATTTTACATAAAATTACATATAGATGTTTTTCTCCTTGTCCACCAATTAGAAGTTGTTTTGTTTCATAGTTTCTATTGATAACAAAAGTAGGGTCCTCTTCCATCATTCTTTGTAGACAAGTACTTAATTTTTCATCATCAGCTTTTTGTGCAGGTTCTACACTTGAATATAAGCAAGGCTCAGGTAATTCAATACTTCTATACATTATAGGCTTATCTTTGTCACATAGAGTATCACCAGTTTGTGTATATTGAAGTTTTGTAGTTGCTCCAATATCTCCAGCAATAAGTTCTTGAGCTTCCTCTTGTTTATTTCCTCTCAAGTATATAATTTGAGCAATTCTCTCTTTTTTATTTTTATTAGGGTTTAAAACCTCAGTATCTTTTCTTAGTCTTCCTGAATTTACTTTAAATAAAGAGATTTTTCCAATAAATGGGTCAACAAGAGTTTTGAAAACTATAGCTGAGAATGGTTCATCAACAGATATTTTTCTAGCTTCAGTTTCCTCTGTCGCAGGATTTATTCCTACTCTCTCTCCATTAAACATCTCTGTAGGTGTAGGCATATAGTCATGAATCATTTTGAAAAGAGTGTGTATTCCTATACCTTGTATTGCAGATCCAACAATTACTGGAACTACATCTCCAGATACTACACCATTATGAAGTCCTCTTTTTATCTCTTCTAATGTAAATTCTTCTCCATTAAAATATTTTTCCATTAGTTCTTCATCTGTTTCAGCAACTGCTTCAAGAAGAAGATTTCTAACTTCTGATATATCCATATGATCAGGGATAGCACCATCTTCACATTCAACACCATTGAAGATTCTTCCCTTCATTTCTACAACGTTTACAAATCCTTTAAATTCATCTTTTTCTCCAATAGGTACACAGAATGGAGCTATTTTTTTACCAAATTTTTCTTTTAATTCAAGCAATAGCTTTTCATAATTAATATATCCCTTATCCATTTTGTTTATATATATAATTCTTGGAAGATGTCTTTCTTCTAATAATCTCCATGCTTTTTCAGTTCCAACTTCTACCCCTGATGTAGCATCCATTACTATAACTGCACTTCCTGAAACTCT is a window encoding:
- a CDS encoding DMT family transporter, which gives rise to MKRETLCKLGLTLVTITWGSGFPITKIALDSGIAPNAIMSIRFLVASMLIFIFLKLKKVEITKEEKKLGLGAGIILGGAFSLQTIGLVYTTPSKNAFITGAYVVCVPFILWLLTKEKPKAITYISSIICFIGIGFLSLDGDLSMGYGDLLTLVSALFFALQIAVIGAFIKDKNPIVINAFQMLSGGLLTLVLNIIFENFSIVTTRMNGVQISAIGFLIICNTLIAYLVQTISQKYVPSSTASLILSTEILFGAITSIIFMGDPITLKIAFGGLLIFASVIISETELKFLRKK
- the fusA gene encoding elongation factor G, which codes for MRNFETSNIRNISLLGHRGSGKTTLVESILYISKTLDKKGTVEDGTTVSDFDKEETRRLFSINTSIIPVEYGDCKYNFLDTPGYFDFSGEVYSALRVSGSAVIVMDATSGVEVGTEKAWRLLEERHLPRIIYINKMDKGYINYEKLLLELKEKFGKKIAPFCVPIGEKDEFKGFVNVVEMKGRIFNGVECEDGAIPDHMDISEVRNLLLEAVAETDEELMEKYFNGEEFTLEEIKRGLHNGVVSGDVVPVIVGSAIQGIGIHTLFKMIHDYMPTPTEMFNGERVGINPATEETEARKISVDEPFSAIVFKTLVDPFIGKISLFKVNSGRLRKDTEVLNPNKNKKERIAQIIYLRGNKQEEAQELIAGDIGATTKLQYTQTGDTLCDKDKPIMYRSIELPEPCLYSSVEPAQKADDEKLSTCLQRMMEEDPTFVINRNYETKQLLIGGQGEKHLYVILCKIKNKFGVHAVLTDPVVSYRETIKGTVSVQGKHKKQSGGAGQYGDVQIKFEPCEEEFKFVDEVKGGVVPRTYMPAVEKGLLEAKEKGILAGYPVINFKATIFDGSYHPVDSNEISFKQAAILAFKKGMEQARPVLLEPIMKLEVVVPEAYMGDVMGDMNKRRGRILGMEPNQYGEQVLSVEVPQAEILKYALDLRAMTQGRGQFKFEFVRYEEVPEVIAKKIIESRKQQ